Genomic window (Phragmites australis chromosome 5, lpPhrAust1.1, whole genome shotgun sequence):
CTCATTGTCGGGCAACCTAGATGTATGCCATgctcttttctctctccctccactaGTACCTAGCATATGCAAAGCaagcaaaataaaaaagcaTTATCtcatcgtcttcttcctccctcttcCTAGTTAGGCACTCTATTATTGAACCCATTTTCTACAAAATGTATATCATTTACATTTTATACGAAATAATGTATGCACACATGCAAACATGCAGTACTTAATGAAGTTCTTCTATACATGCAAAAGCAAATGACTTGTATGCGTAAATTAGCAGTCTATGAAGACTACTTTGACTGCACCCCAAATTGATCCTAAGCACCAAAGCCTGTAAAATCAGAGACGGTTACAAAACCTTCAGCCTCATGAATTGTGGCAACAGCATGTGGTCTCTACTCTCTACATTTCAAGAAATTTTACCATCCGTAAGAGAAAAGATTAGTTGATACAGAAACACAGTGACAGACTCTCTGGCCACAATGGCCAACGAAGTCTCAGCAAGACACCAGAAACGACATGGACAAGGCAGTGATGCTAGCCACgagggccgccgccgcggcagacGGGACAACAGTACTACGATTTAACTTGGCATCACCTAACCCAGGCTAAATCCGAGATCCATttccaaataatagcaaaagaAGATATTGAGCCCTAAACCCAAACAGATCTAAGTAACGACTCGGTCATGATTTTGGTACCAAGATGCAAAATCTAAAGGATTTGTGAGAAGAAAGTTGAATTTCAAACcctagaaaaaagaagaagagaaggaggatgAACAAGGAGCAGAGGAGGGAGAGGCTCATCGGAAACCGTAGCTAGAGTCGATGACAGCCGCTGGAGGAGGGTGGAAGGCCATCGGAGGAGGATGGATAGCCGCCAGATCGAGAAGGTAGCAGCACACCGCATGCGAGGGTGAGAACGAGAGAGATGCACGTATGCGAGCATTCTATTCCACGCTTGACTCCATGATTCTTTTCTCCCCTGTGGGTCAACGAGGTTTGGTCGCGATCCGCACTAATACACGGCATGACAAATGCAATTTCAGCCCGGGAGGGAAAGCTGGCCCCGACGTGGGATTAGATCCACGGTTGGCGTGGTTTGGGGCCCAATACACGCCAATACATAGCCTGCCAAATGAGCCCTGATGGGGAACTCGGCACCTCAACCTCGTCGGCTAGTGATTGTGTGGAAGCCAACTCTTCCTCACCTCCCCTCTGCACCTCTCTTGAATTATCTATGGGTTCAATCGATTTTTCTTCACCGGTGACTCAGAATGTCCCAAATAGTTTGTAAGCACATATCACAATCGGTTTTAGATGGCATCTAACTACATTATATTGCAGCCGGTTATGAGCTAAAACCGGCTATAATATATGGATTACCACAGTCAGTTCAAACCCCACCAATGATAAAATCCTATTGGAATAGGACAAGGAGTCATACTACTACTTTGTATGAGCTACTTTACCTACTTCTACTCCTCACAGAAAAATGACTTTCCTAGCTATATATACGATAAGACACCCATTGTAAAGAGAATTATTCattgaaataaattagaaaagtcTTCACTATACATGGtgccttttattctttctacTTTGGGTTCCCAGCTAGGCTAGAGTATTCTTTGGGTTTCAGGGTAGGTTGGATAGTTTGAAAGAACTGAAACATTGATAACGTTATTCAATGCATTGCCATCACTGACTCTACCATCATCGACTACGTCATCTACATGGTCGTCACCGACTCACCGTATGTTCATCATCACGTCTCCCAGATTGCTTATGTCCCGGTATGTGTGCAAAGCGGTGGGCCCACCAACCACCACCGTCGTGGCGACAGCACACAGAAGCCGCCAATGGTGACCACCTACCCAAAAACACACGTGAAAGCACGAAGGCCACTGCTACAAAACACACACATAGGCATAAAGCCACTGCCGCAGATCCTGGCGCTGACGACCTCGATGTCGCCGACATCGTTGTCGAGACCAATTCGTCATTGTCGCCATGTCTTGGACTTCTTGTTGCCGCCGCTGTCCTTGATCCACAATGACGAGCCGCCGAATCAACTCGCCGGCGATCCGCCATTGCCCTCCGCGTCTCCTCACGGGCGTTGGCATGATGCTGTGCCGCCGAGCTCCACATTGGACTTGATCCCGTCGGATCCGCCACCTCCTCTTGCCGATTCGTCATCACTGTCCAACGTGCCCGCACCGACCGCCGCATCGATCGCGTCCACTTCTTCTACCCTGACGCGCAAGCGCCGTCGTCTACGTCTTCCCCAACAATGACGGCATCAAAATCGTTGGCACCGCCTTCTTCATCACGTGTGCGGCCCCGCATGAGCTGCCGCCTCCGTTTACCTAACGCCATCGTTGAAATTGATGGCGGACCCCAATGCAAAGCGGATCCTGCAATATCCACTACATCCTCATCAGCCCGCCGCCAAACGGAATGACCGCAACCTCCTTCTCCTTCATGTGCAACGCTGGTGAGCAGCCGAGTGCCGCCACCTCCTTCGGCCTTGCGCGGGAAGGCCGAGTTTGGCACGGAATCCGACCACCACTCCCTGGGCACAGGAACCTCAGGCTCCTCCTTGGTATCCGAGTTCTCCTCAGCATTGGGCTCCTCATGGTTAGCCGTGTGTTCGTTGCCGTAGCCTACCTCGGCAAAAAGAGCCTCCCGGTTGTTGTCGACCTCTTTGTCACGGTTGGATGACAAGAGAGGCGACAGCACACTGAGCGGCGATGGCAGAGGTAATGGCAGTGGCGACAATTAGGACGAGGAGATGGCCATGGAGCAAACCGAGTGAATCTTTTGAGAGCgaagtgagagagagtgagtgtgtCAGAGTAGGAAAACCCTAACTGATTCCCGTGAGAATATAAAATGCGAAGCATTACCCGCTTGGCTTCCTGACTACTCATATTCCGTATGGTTCCACACGGTGATCGACTGTTATAACCGCAATATCACAAATGACTCTTTTGAAAAATCATCTATCATTATACGAGGCTGCTAGCGTCCGGACGTCCGATCCGGGCGCAGCGTCGGACGGTTTTTTTGAAACATTATCAAAGAACTCCTGTAACATCTAAAAGATACTTTTGCAACATTGAAATACATACACCGAAAAAGTAATTAGCGGAtccgaaaaaattatccatttgagttaatttcgtTGGACGATGTGTGAAACATTCTCGAAGAACTTctgcaacaaattttcataacgtctgaaacattaaatttgaacatctgaaatattaaatatgcgaaaatatagaaattaactcgaatagataattttttcagaTCCGAATCTGTACATAAGAGATTTCAggatgcaacatacgaaaataactatggCAACAAATTTTTATAACGTCTGagacattaaatttgaacgtctgaaacattggaGATACGAAAATCTAAGAATTAACTCGAATGTATAATTTTTTCAGGTCTGGATCTATACGCACGAGATTCCAAAAtacaacatacgaaaataattatggcaacaaattttcataacgtctgaaacattaaatttgaatgtctgaaatattaaagatacaaaaacacaaaattaactcaaatagatTATATTTTTGATTCAAAGTACATAGGCCGGCTCAGCAAAACGTCCTATAGCTCCGAACGTACGTAGCCAAGCATTTCCGATCATTATATCACAAGCGGTTCATTTGTGCAGCTGACTACGATATGATCATTCATCACAAATGGTTTGTAAAGATAGGAataatatcacagacggttgcTACATGGAACCTACTGTGATGTGCTGTTATCCCAACCGTTTTTTCCCGAGCTCTCCGAAGCCAGTTGCATATGATTCTCATTGGGAAACGTCTACCTTAACTCcgtcacagacggttttttcAAACCGATTAGATACCCCGTTAGATGTGACGTTATGCAGTAGTGTGTTCAAATACAACTATGGGTCATCATAAAACCAGTCAATCCACTTCCTGTTCTTTCCATAGTAATTTGTAAATCTCGATCAACGTTTGGACTTTCATTTTATACTAGGTGGATTGGCGCGTCCACGCCGTGTccatttttttcacagaatatGATGAAAGAagtcaaaaaaattatgttcactaattttgggtatctcaatatttatttatgaatttattaatatttaaaacattcatttaattatgaggaaaataatattatttttatgcatgcacataattttaataggcagacgacagtaatacaaacctaacataatttgtttcatatttttttgagttttagatatttttctgtgcattttagattatttcaaccgatttatcaatataactattatacttttcgctatttttctagaatttccaaaaaattatattatacatgtaaatatacagatatatatatacatacatacatgtatatgtatacatatatacatatgtaggGCTCATATAAACAGTAGCTATAGCAACTTCGACCCCTAGGATCACTCCAATTCTTGgagctttaatatatataagtatTGATTACAACTATATGTGCCATCCATCCAAAAAAAGTTGGGACTGCTGTCAATTTCTAGACGGTTCAAATTCGAAAAGTATTCTGCAAGTTCTCTCATCCTCTCAAGATGTTAGAAATTGTTCCGGTCGATAGCGAGGCTGGAACCTGCTGCTGACCCGCCGATAGATGATGCCTTATGCAATTTAAGTAGTGTTTGGTTTCTTGTATGGAGACGTACATATATGAGTTGGTTTTGGATTGGAGCTCGTCCTGCTGTTTGGTTCGTTGGATTGAATCATCCTGTTCAGGACGAGGTCGTTCAGATTCTTGGATTATGCTGAGTAGATGTACGAGGTGGCGCGATAAATTTGGTTGAACGAAGAGGGCAGAGCATCCGACTCCTGACTAATTCCTGTAACCACAGGTCGCACCTTGCGTGTTGTTCTCACCgctgcgccgccgcccgcctcgcACGTCGCCGGCCTTGCCACTGCGCCGCCACCCACTTCGCACTGCCCTCTTCACTGTCGCCGCCCACACTCACCGACTCCATTCTCCCTCCCCACCATGAGCGCCTTCGCCTCCGCCATCTCAAggacgcccccccccccccccctgcctcGAAGCCGTCGCGGGAGAAGGCTAGGGGTAGGAGCGGGGCTGGCCAACAGACACGCCAAGTTGCAGGCTTCGGCGGCGACAGGAACGGGGATCATcacaccatgcatgcatcgatCTTACGCCTGGAGACAGAAGCCGTCCATatgagctttttttatttttatattttgaaaatcaaaaattgtaaaactagacatcagtttgatttttttttttgcaaaatagatTATTGTCACTAGTTGAAAGGATGATATTAAGGTGTCGTCCTTCCAACAAAtgatagattttaaaaaataaagatgtcgCACTTCAAACAGGAGGTAGGTAAAAAAAACGTTGCGTTccattactctcaaaattcaaaatactatcaaaataatcataaaaaattctaaaaatatatatattgtagaGAATACTATAATCTATCTTAAAAAAATGTATGTTGTAGAGAATACTATAAgctatctcaaaattcaaaatacacCCATTGAAAGAGCGACAGTAGCCGATTTTGGcaaattttttcaaacaaatgcctagttttgtaattttttattttcgaaataaaaaaattctccaaTATTTTCCTGCTCGTCACGTTACACCATGGGTTTCACTGGGCTCCTGTCGCCGCCTGTTCCCAACCCATGGGTTTTACTGGGCTCCCCCTTAACCTGTGTCCGCTCCCCACAACTGGACGTAAGGACGTTGCACCATGGCAGGTTGCAACTCGCAAGCAGCCCGTTTAAGAAAGTGACAAGAATTCAAGAAAAGAAAACCCAAAAGTTATGTCATCCCCTTGTGCGGATTCTTGTTATAGGTTGATAGCTTTATCACCATCTTTTTTAGCTATGAGATCCCATAAATTCATAAAGGtagcatcatattttatcatttatcTCTTTTGTTGAGGGCACCATCGATGTTGGTTCATAGTCTCATATATGTTTTAATATTGGATTCGAGGCATTGGCTATTGTAGATATCCGATGGTTGAGGTTCTTTGTTATAGTTGGTACAAGATTTCGACCCTAGTTTCAATGATATGGTTCTCTCAGTTGCTGCAGGCGAGTTGATGAACCATAGAGGTTATTGGAGGTGAATAAAATGAcatattgtcttctatataATATGAGGATACCTTTCTTCCAAGTTTAATATAATTTCAGCCTTATTCGGGAAAAAAAAGTATTTGAAGGATTGAGCAAGgagactagagggggtgaataggtgactCACTAATTTTTTGGATGACCTTTTCTAATTATCACCCAATGAGCCTCTCTTGTTCCTTAGATATTTTGACATCCCTAAAATGCCCCTAGgtcaacacatatacatatctTTCCATAAAAGTGTTTTCGTCCAACTTTTTATCCTTTCTTCAGCCCCATCCAAAGTCTTCATAACCTTGCTTCACCTTGACACAAGCCTCATGAAGTTTCCACGTACACCATCCATTACCTATGGATTTGAGGCTAAACCACTAAACAATCTTGTATGATTCTAAAAGCATGGCTTTCTACTTGCttatatttgtttaaaaatactcttataatatataattatttttatttaaaataatatatttttatagaaatcaTAAAGTCATAGTGTCAACCTGCAGAGCTACCAATTTACTAAACGGCTAACATTTGGAATAAGAGGCAGTAGGTGCTTTCGAAGAGCCATCGCAGTACTAAAGGGAGCTTTAAGCATATGTCTCTGGATGACAAGTGTCAAACACAATATGATGTGACCATGGCAATACATCACTCCAATTCTGCAGCCCTTTTCAATTTGGGCAAAGAAAACATCGGGATTTGttatctaaaataaatatcgggGTTGTTTTAATGGGTGAACGTTCGCGACTCGAGGAAATAGTGAACGCCTTCAACGTTTTTGAAAATCCGACAACAATATCTGAAGCCTAGCGTTCGGCAATATAATCTGCAAAGACATGCTCTGGTAATTGAACGTTGAAGCTTAATAAGCTTCTTAAAACAATGCGTCACATGATACTTCTGAAGTTCTCGATCACACTTATTCCAATACATATGTAGCTTTTAATACATGGTTAGCCCTGACCAGTGGGCTAGAGACGACATAGTGTCTTTTCCCCTTTATTTTGAAGAGTGCGTGAATTAGGCTACCTGCCTCATCGCATCCATCCATATATGTGCGTAGTAATAGACGACTTGTGTGGAATCTCAACTGGACGATGAGTGATGACGATAATGACGAAACCTGAAAGTTATGGCAGACCGTGGCTGGAGCAGCCTTCAGGCGAGCAGaacggcggcgggcggcgcggcAGCGGCTGCGGCGGACGACAGAACGGACGGAAACGATAGAACGGAGGGAAAGGGTGGCGCGGAGTAGGAGCTGCAAAAGGGAAGCAAGCCTGTTGGTTAGCCGACTTGAATTGCTAGCTAGTGCAATTGCTTGACTTGTTGCAACACGCACGCCCGTCATGCAAAGGCAACAAGAAGCTGGACTCACGGGGAGGGTTGttcggcggtggcggtggagggaATGACGGCGAccccgacggcgacggcggcggacgACAGAACGGACGAAAACGACAGAACGGAGGGAAAGGGTGGCGCGGAGTAGGAGCTGCAAAAGGGAAGCAAGCCTGTTGGTTAGCCGACTTGAATTGCTAGCTAGTGCAATTGCTTGACTTGTTGCAACACGCACGCCCGTCATGCAAAGGCAACAAGAAGCTGGACTCACGAGGAGGGTTGtacggcggtggcggtggagggaATGACGGCGAccccgacggcgacggcggcggacgACAGAACGGACGGAAACGACAGAACGGAGGGAAAGGGTGGCGCGGAGTAGGAGCTGCAAAAGGGAAGCAAGCCTGTTGGTTAGCCGACTTGAATTGCTAGCTAGTGCAATTGCTTGACTTGTTGCAACACGCACGCCCGTCATGCAAAGGCAACAAGAAGCTGGACTCACGGGGAGGGTTGttcggcggtggcggtggagggaATGACGGCGAccccgacggcgacggcggcggacgACAGAACGGACGAAAACGACAGAACGGAGGGAAAGGGTGGCGCGGAGTAGGAGCTGCAAAAGGGAAGCAAGCCTGTTGGTTAGCCGACTTGAATTGCTAGCTAGTGCAATTGCTTGACTTGTTGCAACACGCACGCCCGTCATGCAAAGGCAACAAGAAGCTGGACTCACGAGGAGGGTTGttcggcggtggcggtggagggaatgacggcgacggcggcggacgACAGAACGTAGGGATGAAAGGGCGGCGCGGAGTAGGAGCTGCAAAAGGGAAGCAAGCCTGTTGATTAGCTGACTCGAATTGCTAGCTAATGCAACTGCTAGACTATTAATCAAAGATaacttatttaaaatatattggTAAGATAGTGAGAAgtgttatttttattataaaaataaaatgattaagtatttttttttactgtcaTTTTACCCGATCTACGTGCATGATTTATCGTGCATGTGACTTCGAATCTTTACTCACCGCGTAGTACACCAAATAtatgtgaaaattagttttacAGTCATGGTAAACAATAAAAAGCTAAAATAATGGTGATAGCAGCTACTTTTTGTTGATTGTTATGGTTACGAAGGaataatattatcttttttttaaaaaaatctcctTTACTTATACTTGTATATGGTGGCTTGATACGTAGTGTGTTCTGTAGCAGCAGGAGCATCAAGAGTTTGTGTCAATAATGTGTGTGCACTTGGAGTAAGTGATCAAAGATATTTTTATCCGGTTTGGATGACAGTCTAGACTACGAATTGAGGGTCCTCTGCTATAAACTTGCACTGGAGTGTTACTAATACTTTACTTTGTATcacttttttttgttgaacttatatttttttttagttgtgtGCATCTTGATTACGCAGAAATCGAGAATAAACTTTTATACAATTATATCATATTAATAAGACGATAAGGGTTAATAAAACTTtcttataaaaagaaaaaaattgaacagATACTTATTGCAACAAGATGCTTGACTCACGAGGAAGTTTGtccggtggcggcggagggAACGACGGCGTTGGCAGAAGGCCGCCGGAGGGCGGCGCCAGGACGTGCCGGCAGTGGTAGCCGCTCGTGGCCGCCAGCCAGAGCGCCACGGCGAGCTGCACCAGCGCTACAAGGCGGGGGCGCCGCGGCAGCATGGCCATCACGCACTCCCGCACCGACACGTACTCTTGATGATCAGCTAGGAGCTTGCTTTGGCTCCGTTCGTGTTGGCGTCGTGTTATTTATAGGCCGGCCGGTCACCATTTTTCTTTCAGCCATAGACACTGCTGCCGTTAGTTGTATGCTTGCAGTACGTGCCACTAGTAGTGGCCATGGCTAGTGGCTAGCTTGGTGCCAAATTTCCAGGACCACCATATTTGCCGGTTCACAGACGTTGAGAAATGTATTTTTACAGTACATTAAAACAATGTCTGCTGTCTATTTTTTTATCCGATGGTTCGAGTTGATCATATAATATCTTTATTTCCAGCTCTATCATTAGTATTATTTTAGAgtataattggtatcataggataggatttgaaaaaaaatcatggcaCGTGGATGAATGTTAGGTCAAACTAGACTTTGAACCATTTGTTGTTCGCATATATTTCTATAGGTTTTTTTTGTCTGGCCATAACTCGGGCCGCCGGCCTCATCTCCCCCAACGCGCGCCGCCGGCCTCATCTCCGCGCTCGATCCGAGTGGAGCACGCCGCCGGCCTCCTCTCCCCTAAGCGCGTAGTCGGCCTCCTCTGTGCGCAAGATCCGAGTGGAGCGCGCCACCGACCTCCTGTCCCCGCCCGATCCGGGTGTAGAGTGGCGCCGACCGACCTCCTATACCAGTACGATGAGGCTGCCTCCCTTTCCTCATCACACTCCCTGCGGCTGGAGGTCTCCCTTTGGCCTGGCGTGGGCGACGGCGCACTGGAGGCCGATCAGATCGAGGAGGGGGCGGGGGATCCAGGTTGCAGCGCGACTCCGATTGATGGGCGGTGCGAGCTGAGGCAGATCACGGTGGGCAATTCTGTTGGAATGTGGCCCATTTAAAGCCCATTCATGagaatgcaaagcaagaagGTTTAGTCCCGTATTGCCAGGCAAGGGGATGTAGACCAACTTAAATACTTGAGTTCTCTGGcctctttgaaatagagaaaatgagaaagagagagtatactttgctatattcacacgcacgcgcgcgcgcgtattcgcgtatttttcgcgtgaatatccgcgtgacttgtgacttgcgacgcgcggccgtggcgtggcgtggcagcacaaaattgccagcccttttgctgctctccctttttAATTGTAATCAATGCCATAATCAGCTGTTTTAATCGCGATCAATGCCTTAACTCTGAGGGTTATTGGTCAGTTATGGAGGCTGCAATTGTGGGAattttatgagagaaaacggCTCCAAGAGGGCAGCCATTTCCCTATAAATCCTGGAGACGTCCAGGCTTTTGGAACAGATCTCTCTGCtcctcattttcttctccacccatCCAAATCACTGTACTGAGTGCTGTGCTGCTGGATCTCGCCGGCCCTTCT
Coding sequences:
- the LOC133917783 gene encoding leucine-rich repeat extensin-like protein 1; translated protein: MAMLPRRPRLVALVQLAVALWLAATSGYHCRHVLAPPSGGLLPTPSFPPPPPDKLPRESSIFSYSAPPFHPYVLSSAAVAVIPSTATAEQPSSSYSAPPFPSVLSFSSVLSSAAVAVGVAVIPSTATAEQPSPSYSAPPFPSVLSFPSVLSSAAVAVGVAVIPSTATAVQPSSSYSAPPFPSVLSFSSVLSSAAVAVGVAVIPSTATAEQPSPSYSAPPFPSVLSFPSVLSSAAAAAAPPAAVLLA